The Streptomyces sp. NBC_01276 genome contains the following window.
GAGCAGCGCTCCGGCGCGGGGCGCCGTCTGCGGGTCGCCGGTCTCCAGCGCGGCTTCGAGGAGGTCGCCGGCCGCGATGACCTCCCCCACGTCCAGCAGGTACTCGCCGGTGCCGAGGTAGGCCAGGGCGATCGCCCCGGCATCGCCCGAGGTCTCCACCCCCATCAGGAGCCCCTCGGCGGCCTCGCCGTCGCCGCGGCGCAGCAGCAGTACGCAGAGCGAGGCCTTGGCCGCCTCGGTGACGTCCGAGGGCTCGTCCTCGACCACGGACCGCAGGAGCTCCTCGGCGCCGTCGTCGTCCCCGTCCTCGGCCAGGCACTTGGCCAGCTGGAACCGGGCCATGGGGGAGGCGGGGTGCACGCCCGCGTCGCCCGCGGCCCGCAGGTGTCCGATCCCCTCGGGCCTGCGCCCGGCGCGGATGAGCACCATGCCGAGCAGGGCCCTCCCCCACGACGCCGCCGTCTCCTCCTCGGATTCGGCCAGCACGCGCAGCAGGCTCTCGGCGCGCGGGAGGTCCTCCTGGTCGGCGAGCATGACGGCGAGGTCGTAGCGGGCGATCAGGGACCAGTGGGGGTGTCCGGAATCGATCGCGGTGCGGTAGGCCTCCTCCGCTTCCCGGAAGTGGCCCTCGCGGACGAGGAGGTCGCCGAGGAGATCGGCGGCGCGCGGACCCTCATGGGGGTGCCCGGAGGCGCTCGCCTCGGCCAGCAGCGCCCGCGCCCGGCCCGCCCCGCCCTCCTCCCCCGCGAGCATGACGGCCAGGCCGACGCGGGCCGGCGGCGCCCAGTACCAGTGTCCGGAATCGATCGCGGTGCGGTAGGCCTCCTCCGCCTCCCGGGGGTGGCCCTCGCGGACGAGGAGGTCGCCGAGGAGATCGGCGGCGCGCGGGCCCTGATGGGGGTGCCCGGAGGTGATCGTCTCGGCCAGCAGCGCCCGCGCCCGGCCCGCCCCGCCCTCCTCCCCCGCGAGCATGACGGCGAGGGCGACGCGGGCCGGCGGCGCCCACTCCGGGTGACCGGAGGCGATCGCCCGGTCCAGCCACTCCCCAGCGGTCTCGGTGTCGCCGAGCGCGGCGTGCCATTCGCCGAGTGCGCAGGCCGCCCGGTTGCCCTGGTCGGGACGTCCGGATTCGGCCACCTCCCGGAGGATGGCCACTCCCCGCTCCTCCTCGTCCCCTCCGAGCAGGACGACGGCCAGGCCGACCCGTGCGATCGGGAGCACGAAGGGGTGTCCGGAGGCGATCGCGGCCTCCAGTACCTGCCTGGCCTCGCCGTACCTCTCCTGGAGGGTGAGGAGGTCTCCCAGGCTCACCTGGGCCCAGGGCACGACGTGCGCCTGTCCGCTGTCCGCCACCGAGCGCAGCAGGGCCTCGGCCCGGTCCAGCTTGCCCTGGTGGACCAGTACTCCGCCGAGGTTCGCGCGGGCCGCGGAGGTGATCTGGACCGCGACCGTGTCGCCCATCATGCGGGGCAGGGTCCACGGCCGCTCGGCCGGCTCCGGCCGGCCGGGGCCGCGGGCGGCGCCGAGGCCGGTCGCGGGTTTGCCGAGTTCGGTGCCCGGCTCCCGGCCGGTGCGCACGCCGGCCGGGTCGCCGTCGGTCAGCGTGCGGACCAGTTGGGCGCCGGCCAGGTACTCGGCTTCCGTGTCGCCGGACGCGAGGACGGCCTCCAGCAGCCGTTCGGCCCGTTCGCTCTCGCCCTGCAGGACCAGGAGGCGGGCCAGGCCCACCTGGGCCAGCCGGGAGATCTGCGGGTCGGTGGAGGCGACGGCGCTCTCCAGGAGCCTCCTGGAGCGCGTCCGGTCGCCGTTGATCACGAGTGCCGCGGCCAGTTCGACCTGCGCCAGCGGGGCGACGTTCTCCGTCCGGGAGGAGGCCGCCGCGTCCAGCAGTTCCAGGGCCTCGTCCACGTTCCCGCGGACGAGGGACATCTGCCCGAGCATCAGTGAGGCCCAGGCCGAGCCGTCCCGGTCACCGGGCGCCCGCGCGATCCGGCGCAGCAGTCGCTCGGCCACGTCGGGCTCCTCCCGGACCAGCGCCGCGTAGGCGATCGGCACCAGCTCGGTGGGCGTGCGGTGCTCGGCGAGGTAGTCCCAGGCGATGCGGGGTACCGCGGCGGAGGGGTCGTCGAGACGGGTGTCCAGGTACTCCGAGGTGTAGGGGAATCCGGTGTACGCGGGCCGGTCCCGCGGCCCCGGTACCCGGTACAGGAGGGCGATGGCCCCGGCCACGGGCTCCCCGGCCCAGGCCAGGCCGGTCCGGTAGTGGGTCTCGTCGGCGTCGAACCGCAGGTAGTGGGTGGACATGTAGGAGCGGAAGAGGTCCAGGAGGGCGGTTTCGGGGACCGGTCCGGTCATGCCCATCCGGTGCCAGTCGGCCGCCGCCTTCACGAGCGCCCATCCCTCGGGGCAGGTCTCCGCACCGTCGCGCAGGCGCTGTTCCAGCCGGGGGGCGGCGACCATGTGCTCGCCGATGCCCCTCGCGGCGAAGTCCTCGCGGGGGTAGAGCTCCCGTGCCGCGGCGGCGTCCTGCTCCGTCAGGAGCGCCGGCAGTTCGACGGTGTGCGCCTTGCCGAGGACCGTGCGGGCGACACGGCCGATGTCGTTCTCCATGCCGGTGAGGGCGGCCCGCTGTTTGGCCGGGATGGTGGCGACGACGGTGACGGCCGGGTGCCGCCGGGTCAGCCGGTCGAGGATCTGCAGGTCCAGGCCGCCGGGCCGGAGGTAGCGGTGGAGGTCGTCCAGCCAGAGGACGGCGCGGTCCCGGCCGAGCGGCAGAGCGGTCCGGCTGAGGTCGTCGAGGATCCGGCGGTCCGTGGCGTCCGGGCGCGGGACGATCAGGCGGGCTCCGGGCTGCGTGCGCAGCAGCGCCTCGTACAGGGTGCGCGACTTGCCGGCCTTGGACTGCCCGGCCAGCAGGACGAAGCGCGACTGCTCCAGGGCGGTGTCGAGGAGGTCGTCCTGTGGACGGCGGGGCACGTACGGCGAGGCCCCGGGCCGGCCGCTGTACTTGGAGCGGGAGACTCCTATGTCGTGCGGATCCACCTGGTCGACGCGGGCGATCTCGCCGTCTTCGGTCAGCGGGAGCCACAGCAGGCTCTCCAGCCGCTCCCGCACCTCTCGCGTCGTGGCAGCGCGGACGTGCGCGCCCAGTGCGGGCCAGTAGCGGACGAGCGTCTCGACCCTGATCGCGTACGCCGTGCGCCGGTCGACCTTGGTCACGGAGTCGCGGGCGACGAGCATGCCGATGACGCCCTCGCTGTGCACGTCCCAGACGGGGGAGCCCGAGAAGCCCTGTTCCAGGGCCCAGCCGGTGTGGGGGCTGGCCTCCACCTGGAGCCACTCGCTGCCGGCGTGGCCGATGATCTCGCCCCGTACGGGTACCCCCTGGCGGGGGTGCTCGCGGGGGTAGCCGTACGCGCGGAACTGGTGGTCCCAGGTGCCGGAGTCCGTGGTCCGCAGGGGGGCGGGGACGGCCTCCGGGGGCGGCGGCGAGCCGAGTTCGAGGACGGCGACGTCCCCGGTGTCGGTGCCGGTGGCCGGGTGCCAGCCGCCGGGTACGACGGTGGCGGGCAGGGGCTCGTGCGCCTCGGCGTACTGGAACTCCACGTAGACCGGTTCCGTCGGCATCCCGAGCGCCGTCCCGGCCCGTACGACGTGGGCGCAGGTCAGGACGTGCCGCGGGCCGACCAGCAGCCCGGCCCCGACCGGGTTCTCCCCCGGGGAGCGGCGGATGCTCACCAGCCAGGGCGGGCGCTCTCGGGCGGCGGACAACGGGGTCAGTCCGCGGGGCCGTCGGTGGACCGGCTCCAGTGGATCCTGACGCTGAAGTGTCCCTCCATCGCCGTCTTGGCGATCACCACTCCGGACTCCGCGTTGAGTTTCATCCCGAACTCGACCTCGTACTCGTCCGGCGCGAGGGCCCTCACGGACTCGACCACCGAGCGGATCGCGGGGCGGACCGCCGTCAGGGCGTCCTCCAGCCGGCGGCCCGCCCGCACCACACCGCCGGAGTCCCGGGAGATCCGTTCCAGACCGGGCGAGTCCTCCTCCACCTCGACGAAGAGTGATGTTCCGTCAGGACCGTCGAATCGCACCAACTCGGCCATGAGTCCCCCGAATTAATCGCTGTGGAACCGCTCCGGGAAGAGTAGTCGCGCAAGTGCCGGTCGCGGGCGCGTTCACGGCGATACGGTGATCGCCATGGACGACGCCAGACGAGAGATAGCCGACACGCTGGGCGCCACCGGCGTCGACGACGTGGAAGCCGCTCTGCGCGTGCTGGGCTGCGCCTTCCGGTGGGCCGCGGCGGCGGTGTGCCGGGTGGGCGCCGACGCCGGCGGCGCCCGCGCGCTCGGGGCCCTGTACGCGTTGGACGACGCGCTGGAGCACGGCCGCGAACTGGAGGGGGCGCTGCCCGCGCTGCTGGCCGCCGCGATGCCCGGGGACCGGGTGGGCGGCGGTACGGACGCGCTGGTGCGCCGGCTCGCCGAGGTGACCGAGCGCGTCGCGGAGGAACGGGCCGAGCTGGAGAAGCTCGTGGCAACGCAGGAGGCCCTGCGCACCCGGCTGGAGCAGCACGGGGAGCTGCGCCGCCAGGTGGACGAACTGCGCCGGCTGGAACGGCTGGTCGTCGCGCTGGACGCGCTCCGGGAGCAGCAGCAGGTCATCGGGGAGCGGCTGGCCGCGCTGCGCGGCCGGGACGCCGGGGTCGACGACGCGCTGCGCACGAGCGGCGACGCGCTGATCCGCCTCTCGGACGACCAGCTGGCCGCCCTGGGTCCGCAGACCAGGCAGGTGCTCGAACGGGCCGCGGCGGTGCAGAGCGCGCTGGCGGTCGAGGAGCGCGAGCATGACGAGGGCGCGGCGGCGCTCGCGTCCGGGCAGGAGCTCCTGGAGCGGGTCCGGGCCGAACGGGGCGCACAGCTGGTGTCGTTGAGGCTCTACGCCGAGGCCAACCGCGACCTCGCGCGGGCCCTCCTCGCCCCGGCGGGATCCGGGGGCGCGGGGCCGGAGACGGCTTCGCTGGAGCAGGTGGAGGCCACCGTGGCGGACATCGAGCGGCGGCTCGGGGAGGCGGACCGGGCGCTGGGCCGCGTCCTGGAAGCACGTGACTCCCAGGACGCGGAGGGGCGTTCGGTCATCCGGTGACCGGGCCGCCCACCGCCGGATCCGGGACGTCCGCCGGTTCGAACTCCAGGGGGACGACGGGGTCGGGGCCGGGGCCGGAACCGGGTCCCCGCGGCCAGCCGTGCACCGCGAACCGGGCCGCCATCGCGCCTTCCATGTCCTCCAGCAGCCCGCGGACCGTCCGGGCGTTGCCGAATCCGGCCGGATCGGCCGCGCGCTTGCGCTCCAGCCAGAGCGCGGCCCGGTCCGCCACGCCCGTCCCCAGGGTGTAACCCTCGGCGGCGGCCGACCGGCGCAGGATCTCCACCAGGTCGGCGGTGGAGTACGGGGGGAACGGGATCGGTTCCGTGAACCGGGACTTCAGCCCGGAGTTGGAGTCGAGGAACTCCGCCATCTCCCGCGGGTAGCCCGCGGCGATCACGACCAGACGGCCCCGCCAGTGCTCCATCTCCCGGGTCAGGGTGTCGATGGCCTCGGCCCCGTAGCCCCCGTACGAGGTGTCGCGGGCCAGGCTGTAGGCCTCGTCGAGGAACAGGACGCCGTCCAGCGCGTCCCGCACGGCCTTCTGCACCTTGGGGGCGGTCTCCCCGATGTGGACGCCCACGAGTTCGGCGCGGGTGACCTCCAGCACGTGCCCCTTGCGCAGCAGGCCGAGGTCCCGGAACATCCTGCCGACCAGCCGGGCCACCGTGGTCTTCCCCGTCCCCGGCGGTCCGGTGAACAGCAGGTGCGGCGCCGCGAACCCGCCTCCCCCCTTGGCCTGGCGCAGCCGCAGCCGGTTGGCCAGCTGCGTGAGGTGTTCCCTGACCGGGCCCAGTCCCACGTAGCGGTCGAGTTCCGCCAGCAGGGCCACGGGGTCGGGGGCCGGCGGGGTCAGGTGCGCCCGGTAGGTCTCCGGGATGTCCTCGGGTACGACCGGCCGGTGGACGTGGCGGCGGACGCGGGCGGACCACCGCGTGTAGATGCCGTCCGCGAGGGTCCGCATGTCCCGCGCGTTGCCGAACGTCGCGTCCCGGGTCCGGTGCATCCCGGCGACGATCCGTGTCAGCTGCTCCTCGGCCTCGGGGCTCAGGCGCGGACCGCGCGCGGTGAGCCGCCCGAGGAGGATCGCGATCAGGGTCTCGGGGGGATAGTCGGAGAAGTCCAGGACGGTCCACCGGCTCGGCATACCCGGGTTGGAGTTCAGGAACTCCTGCATCTTGTCCGGGTATCCGGCCGCGATGACGGCCAGTCTGCCGCGGTCGTTCTCCATGCGGCTGACGAGCGTCTGGATCGCCTCGTTCCCGAACCCGTCGCCCTGGTCGCTGAGTCCGTACGCCTCGTCGATGAAGAGCACTCCGTCCAGGGCCCGTTCCACCGCCTCGTCGGTCAGTGCGGCCGTCTGACCGACGTATCCGGCGACGAGGTCCCGGACCTTCGCCTCGACGACGTGGCCCCGGCTCAGCAGGCCCAGGTCCCGGTAGATCTCACCGGCCAGCCGGGCCACGGTGGTCTTCCCGGTCCCGGGATTGCCGGCGAACACCAGGTGGAAGGAGGGGGGTTCGGCCACGCCGGTGTGACCTGCGGCCCGGAGCGCCGCGGCGGTCTCCACCTGGGCCCGGAGTTGCTCGAAGTGCGCTTTGACCGCGTCCAGCCCCGGCATGGCGGCGAGCCGCTCCCAGGCCGGGCGGGGGTCGGTATCGGCACCCTCGACCCAGCCCCGGACGGCTTCGGCGTCGAGCGTGCCGCCCTGCCGGGCCAGGCGGACCAGCTCGGTGCGCCAGGTCCGGGCCTTCCAGGGCTGTCCGGCCATGGCCCGCACGATCGGGGCCAGTTCCCGCCAGTCGCCGATCCGCAGCCCTTCCCGCAGCCGCGTCGCGTGGATCAGCCGTTCCACCTCGGCCGCCTGCGGGAATCCGATCCGGGCCGTACCGGGACGCCCCGGAGTGTCCATTTGCTGGCGCACGAAGGTCTCCAGCAGCGGATAGCCTCCCTGTCCCTCGACGAACCCGGCCACTCCCTCCAGGGTGGGCCTGCGGAAGACCAGCACCCAGAGGTTGCGGCCGTCGCTCTGCTGGGACCAGTCCGCCATGGCGTGGGCCAGCTGCCGCGCCGCGCTGTGATGGCGCAGGACCTCCTCGGCATACGGGAACACCACGGCGGTCCGGTGCCCGCGCTGCCGCAGGTGCCCGGCGAGCGTCATCACCCCGAACGGATCGGAGACGCCCATCGCCGACGGTGCGGGCCCGGCGCCGCCCGCGCCGCCCCCGGCCGGGGCCTCCCGCTGCTCCCCGGCGGCACCGCGCGGGCCGAGGCCGGACACCAGCATGCCGCCGAGCGGGCCCTTGAGCTGCGAGTGGCGCATGGTGCGCGGCGCCCGGCGCGGCGCGGGAGCGCTGCGGGACAGGCCCCGGGAGGCGTCGTCGCGGAAGTAGACGGGATCCTGCAGGGAACTGAAGACGATCCGCTCGTAGCCCTCGGCGCGCAGCAGCCGCCACAGGGTTTCCTCCAGGGTGCGCACCTGGTGGGTGCCGTCGACGAAGACGTCGTCCACGCCGGGGCCGTAGAGGACGGCGAACGGTTCACCGCCGCGCAGCACGGAGGCCGGGAACCGTTCCACGCCCGGCCCGGCCGCGGGCGGCGTCGCGGCGCCGGTCATGCCGACCCGGGCCGGGGCCGCTGCCGGGTGCGGTGACGTTCGATGTCGCGCAGCAGCGGGTCCGGGTCGCCCTTCTCTCCCACCGGCTCCGACACCCGCAGGCCCTCCGCCGCAAGCCCCTGTCCGATCGCCCGGGCCCGGGCGGTGAGATCGGCCTCGGCGGTGGTGTCGTGGTCGTAGGAGTGCACCCGGATGACGCATTCCCCGTCGTCCTGGACGGCCTGCGAGATGTCCAGGACGATCTCGTTGCCGTTGTCGTGGCGGAGTTTGGCGTAGTAGGCGCCCCGGGGGTCGGCGTCCTCGTACTCTCCGTCGACGAGGTCGTAGTAGGCGTAGTCACTGAGGGTCTGGGCGACGGCGTCGGCGAGGTTCACCCGGATCTGCGAGGCCAGCTGGCGCATGCCGGCCCGTTCCACGGTGTCTCCCAGTGCGCCTTCGAGCTCCGGCGCCCGCTCCCGCAGCGCGTGCAGTTCGCCGGTGTCGGTCCCGTCGTCGCGGGCGAGCGACAGTGCCCGCTCCGTCTCCCGGCCCAGCTCGTCGAGTTCCCCGGCCGACCAGTAGACGACGTCGAGCGTGTACCCGGCCAGGGGTTGGCCGTCCGGACCGAGGACGGGGCGTTCCCGGTTGCCCTCGATCAGCTTCTCGATCCGCACCAGGGCCTCCACGGCGGCGGTCTGGGCCCAGGACCGGTCCAGCTCGCGCTGCTCGATCTCCAGCCGCAGTTCGCTGAGCGAGTGGTACGTCTCCTGCGCCACGGCCAGGGCCGCGTCGAAGCGGCCGCCCGCCGTGTTCTGCTCGGCGGTGGCCAGCCGTCGCGTCAGCCGGTCCAGTTCTCCGGGGGCGTAGCGCTCGTGCGGCAGCGACCCCTCGATCAGACCGGCCATGGCCCGGCTGTCGGAGAGCCAGGAGCGGACGGTCTCCTCGGCCCGTGCCCGGTCCTGCTTCATCACGTCGATCTCCCCGGACAGCCGGGCCGTCTCGGCACGGCGTTCGGCGCGCTCCGCGGCGATCTCCCGGCGTACGGCCTCCTGGTGTGCGGCCAGCTCGCGGCGGGACTCCTCCCGGATGCGGCCCGCGGTCTCGTCGAGGGTCCGGTGCAGGTCCCGGGCCTGCTCCTGGAGCCGTCGCGAGGTGTCGGCCTCCAGCTGCCGGGTCTGCGCGCTGAGGCCGCGCACCACTTCCTCGTGCCGGCGCTGGCGCTCCTCGACCCTGCCGAAGGTGCGGTCGATGTCGGCGCGGGTCTGCTTGCGGACGTCGTCGATCAGCCGGGGCAGGTTGCGCTGCACCTCCTTCAGCTTCTGCGCGTTGCGCTGGAGGCGGTACCACTCGGACTCGTCGACCTGGATGCGCTTCCTACCGCTCATGGGGCAGTTCCCTTCCGGTGGGCGTGTCGGATCGGACGGAGTCGACGGCGGCGTCGAAGGCGGCCAGCAGCCCGGCCGGCGGTACGCCGACGAGCAGGGCCTCCGGGCCGCTGATGGCGATCTCGGCCGTCCTGGGGCGGCGGGCGAAGTCGTAACCGCAGTCCGCCAGCCGCCGGGTGAGGTGGTGGATCCGCTGGTTGGCGCTGCCGCGCAGTCCGCGGCCGTCGTCCAGCTCCGCCACGTACCGGCCGTCGATCAGTACGTCGACCGCGGACAGCAGCGCGGGGACCCCCGGGGACGGCGGCGCGGCACGGAGGCGTTCGAGCCGGTAGCCGGTGAAGCAGATCACGGAGAGCTCGCGGTCCTCCCGGGCCAGCCGTGCCACCTCGGCGAGTCCGGCCGCCTGCAGCATCGGCTCACCGCCCGAGAAGGTCAGGCCGTCCACCCGCGGATCGCTCAGCAACTCGGCTGCCAGGGACGCTGGTTCGGCCGACCGGGCCGGCCGCTCGGGTATCCAGTCGGGCGACATGCAGCCGGCGCAGCGGAAGGGGCATCCCTGCACCCAGAGCACCGACCGCAGGCCCGGCCCCAGCGCCTGCGTGCCGACCCGGGTCGCGGCGACGTTCAGCGTCGGTGTGGCGGCGTTCATCGCGGCCCGCCGATGAGGGTGTCGGACGGGCCGGACGCGAAGCGCCCGGACACGTAGGTGAACGAGACCCCGTTGACGACGACCTCCTGGTCGGGGAGACAGGTCGCGGTGGCCTCCCGGGCGGTGGAGCCGTCCGGCGTGTAGCGGATCAGCAGGTCGATCCTGGGCCCGGTGTCGGTCGACCGGCGCCGGCCGTGGACGCGGCCCCGGCCGCCGACCGACGGGGGACGCAGCGTCACCGCGCGGCCGGTCAGCGCGACGCGGTCGGTGAACGCGTCGCCGAACACCCGGGTCAGCAGCAGCTCGCCCCGCAGGGGCGGCCGGTGGATCCTGCGCCAGTACAGCCAGCCGGCCAGCAGCACCAGCGCGGCACCGCCCAGCACCCCGGGCAGGAAGGCCGCCGACCCCACCGTGGCCCGCAGCGGCACCGCCGCCCGCGTGACGCGCACCTGCTGGGGAACGTTCAGCCGTACGTCCGGGGCGAGCGCCTGCTCCCACGGGGAGGTCACCCGGCCGGACAGCTTCAGCGTGGTGTCGGCGTCCTTCACCCGGCGGTACGGCAGGGGACCCGCCGACAGCCGGCCCCTCAGCCGTACGTCGAAGGACCGGGACTCGCCCGGCTGGAGGGTCAGTTGCCCCGGCAGCCCGTCCAGCGTGACGGACGGATCGCCGACCGAGGCGCTCGCGCCGGTGACCGTCAGGGGGACGTGCCGGGAGGTCGAGCGGAGC
Protein-coding sequences here:
- a CDS encoding tetratricopeptide repeat protein, coding for MSAARERPPWLVSIRRSPGENPVGAGLLVGPRHVLTCAHVVRAGTALGMPTEPVYVEFQYAEAHEPLPATVVPGGWHPATGTDTGDVAVLELGSPPPPEAVPAPLRTTDSGTWDHQFRAYGYPREHPRQGVPVRGEIIGHAGSEWLQVEASPHTGWALEQGFSGSPVWDVHSEGVIGMLVARDSVTKVDRRTAYAIRVETLVRYWPALGAHVRAATTREVRERLESLLWLPLTEDGEIARVDQVDPHDIGVSRSKYSGRPGASPYVPRRPQDDLLDTALEQSRFVLLAGQSKAGKSRTLYEALLRTQPGARLIVPRPDATDRRILDDLSRTALPLGRDRAVLWLDDLHRYLRPGGLDLQILDRLTRRHPAVTVVATIPAKQRAALTGMENDIGRVARTVLGKAHTVELPALLTEQDAAAARELYPREDFAARGIGEHMVAAPRLEQRLRDGAETCPEGWALVKAAADWHRMGMTGPVPETALLDLFRSYMSTHYLRFDADETHYRTGLAWAGEPVAGAIALLYRVPGPRDRPAYTGFPYTSEYLDTRLDDPSAAVPRIAWDYLAEHRTPTELVPIAYAALVREEPDVAERLLRRIARAPGDRDGSAWASLMLGQMSLVRGNVDEALELLDAAASSRTENVAPLAQVELAAALVINGDRTRSRRLLESAVASTDPQISRLAQVGLARLLVLQGESERAERLLEAVLASGDTEAEYLAGAQLVRTLTDGDPAGVRTGREPGTELGKPATGLGAARGPGRPEPAERPWTLPRMMGDTVAVQITSAARANLGGVLVHQGKLDRAEALLRSVADSGQAHVVPWAQVSLGDLLTLQERYGEARQVLEAAIASGHPFVLPIARVGLAVVLLGGDEEERGVAILREVAESGRPDQGNRAACALGEWHAALGDTETAGEWLDRAIASGHPEWAPPARVALAVMLAGEEGGAGRARALLAETITSGHPHQGPRAADLLGDLLVREGHPREAEEAYRTAIDSGHWYWAPPARVGLAVMLAGEEGGAGRARALLAEASASGHPHEGPRAADLLGDLLVREGHFREAEEAYRTAIDSGHPHWSLIARYDLAVMLADQEDLPRAESLLRVLAESEEETAASWGRALLGMVLIRAGRRPEGIGHLRAAGDAGVHPASPMARFQLAKCLAEDGDDDGAEELLRSVVEDEPSDVTEAAKASLCVLLLRRGDGEAAEGLLMGVETSGDAGAIALAYLGTGEYLLDVGEVIAAGDLLEAALETGDPQTAPRAGALLGVVRRSMVDAGNAACGEELEEARRLLTDALATGEQSVEPLARRYLGSTLFRLGLYADAESTLLPLARSDDTVHRPQALLLLAQVLAVGDRPEEAYPWFERAMDCGDPETEPEARRLYCELLMGAGLHERAREVLAPLVTDGDTEEDPLPEPLPARPAGRPTEPGPPGPAAHPLPVGVLVLLGDVAAAEGDEREAGYWYGLAGRPPAGTGPP
- a CDS encoding CU044_2847 family protein; this encodes MAELVRFDGPDGTSLFVEVEEDSPGLERISRDSGGVVRAGRRLEDALTAVRPAIRSVVESVRALAPDEYEVEFGMKLNAESGVVIAKTAMEGHFSVRIHWSRSTDGPAD
- a CDS encoding AAA family ATPase, producing the protein MTGAATPPAAGPGVERFPASVLRGGEPFAVLYGPGVDDVFVDGTHQVRTLEETLWRLLRAEGYERIVFSSLQDPVYFRDDASRGLSRSAPAPRRAPRTMRHSQLKGPLGGMLVSGLGPRGAAGEQREAPAGGGAGGAGPAPSAMGVSDPFGVMTLAGHLRQRGHRTAVVFPYAEEVLRHHSAARQLAHAMADWSQQSDGRNLWVLVFRRPTLEGVAGFVEGQGGYPLLETFVRQQMDTPGRPGTARIGFPQAAEVERLIHATRLREGLRIGDWRELAPIVRAMAGQPWKARTWRTELVRLARQGGTLDAEAVRGWVEGADTDPRPAWERLAAMPGLDAVKAHFEQLRAQVETAAALRAAGHTGVAEPPSFHLVFAGNPGTGKTTVARLAGEIYRDLGLLSRGHVVEAKVRDLVAGYVGQTAALTDEAVERALDGVLFIDEAYGLSDQGDGFGNEAIQTLVSRMENDRGRLAVIAAGYPDKMQEFLNSNPGMPSRWTVLDFSDYPPETLIAILLGRLTARGPRLSPEAEEQLTRIVAGMHRTRDATFGNARDMRTLADGIYTRWSARVRRHVHRPVVPEDIPETYRAHLTPPAPDPVALLAELDRYVGLGPVREHLTQLANRLRLRQAKGGGGFAAPHLLFTGPPGTGKTTVARLVGRMFRDLGLLRKGHVLEVTRAELVGVHIGETAPKVQKAVRDALDGVLFLDEAYSLARDTSYGGYGAEAIDTLTREMEHWRGRLVVIAAGYPREMAEFLDSNSGLKSRFTEPIPFPPYSTADLVEILRRSAAAEGYTLGTGVADRAALWLERKRAADPAGFGNARTVRGLLEDMEGAMAARFAVHGWPRGPGSGPGPDPVVPLEFEPADVPDPAVGGPVTG
- a CDS encoding 4Fe-4S single cluster domain-containing protein, which gives rise to MNAATPTLNVAATRVGTQALGPGLRSVLWVQGCPFRCAGCMSPDWIPERPARSAEPASLAAELLSDPRVDGLTFSGGEPMLQAAGLAEVARLAREDRELSVICFTGYRLERLRAAPPSPGVPALLSAVDVLIDGRYVAELDDGRGLRGSANQRIHHLTRRLADCGYDFARRPRTAEIAISGPEALLVGVPPAGLLAAFDAAVDSVRSDTPTGRELPHER